In one window of Arthrobacter pascens DNA:
- a CDS encoding ACP S-malonyltransferase, whose amino-acid sequence MLAIVCPGQGSQTPGFLAPWLELPSVAGQLASLSEIAGIDLTAHGTTSDEETIKDTAVAQPLIVAAGLVAAASLFDVELSSLPVVLAGHSVGEITASSLAGVLTEQEAMTFVRERANSMAAAAAVTPTGMSAVVGGDPAEVLAAIEASGATPANVNGAGQTVAAGTFEQLQSLADNPPAKARVIPLKVAGAFHTAHMSPAVSALEALKPELKPQKPQVPLLSNFDGREVIDGAAAVDSLIAQVSRPVRWDLCMESLVERGVTGVIELAPAGTLAGLAKRGMPGVKTVAVKTPDDLAAALALFAELEGNA is encoded by the coding sequence GTGCTTGCAATAGTCTGCCCTGGACAGGGCTCACAGACCCCGGGTTTTCTGGCCCCCTGGCTGGAACTGCCTTCGGTAGCAGGCCAGCTGGCCTCCCTCAGCGAAATAGCAGGCATCGACCTGACCGCCCACGGGACCACCTCGGACGAGGAAACCATCAAGGATACTGCCGTGGCGCAGCCCCTCATTGTGGCGGCCGGCCTGGTCGCGGCGGCCTCCTTGTTCGACGTCGAGCTCAGCTCACTGCCAGTGGTCCTTGCAGGGCACTCCGTGGGTGAGATCACGGCGTCGTCCCTCGCAGGGGTCCTCACCGAACAGGAAGCCATGACTTTCGTCCGCGAACGTGCCAACAGCATGGCCGCAGCAGCCGCCGTCACTCCGACCGGCATGAGCGCGGTGGTGGGCGGGGATCCGGCCGAGGTCCTGGCCGCAATCGAAGCCTCCGGCGCAACGCCGGCAAATGTGAATGGCGCGGGCCAGACTGTGGCCGCAGGAACATTTGAACAGCTTCAGTCCCTGGCAGACAATCCTCCGGCCAAAGCTCGCGTTATTCCCCTCAAGGTGGCCGGCGCTTTCCACACCGCCCACATGTCGCCTGCCGTCAGCGCCCTGGAGGCTCTCAAGCCGGAGCTTAAGCCGCAGAAGCCGCAGGTGCCGCTGCTCTCCAACTTCGACGGCCGGGAAGTCATCGACGGGGCCGCTGCCGTCGACAGCCTGATCGCCCAGGTCTCCCGCCCCGTGCGCTGGGATCTGTGCATGGAGTCGCTGGTTGAGCGCGGCGTCACTGGTGTCATCGAACTGGCCCCCGCGGGCACCCTCGCCGGCCTGGCAAAGCGCGGGATGCCCGGCGTGAAAACGGTCGCCGTCAAAACCCCGGACGACCTCGCTGCAGCCCTGGCACTCTTCGCAGAATTGGAGGGAAACGCATGA
- a CDS encoding IclR family transcriptional regulator, protein MADSRTSRASDGLGSASPAPAVTRAAAVMEALAASATGRLTLSDLARELGIPKSSTSNLLLALEEARLINRQGAEFTLGRKLVELGAAYLSRLDEVQEFYRYCEQAPTLSGETVRIAMLDGTHVIYLARYEGHPAVRLTSNIGDKMPVSLCAVGKALIARLHDHDIEAMFPDDAELPVMTPKSLRTGAELKAQLKTIRAQGYAFEDEESTTGVVCLAVAVPTRGAHGPSLGLSVTALKATYSPEQESQMVKELRELARSLGNPMG, encoded by the coding sequence ATGGCCGATTCCCGCACATCACGAGCCTCCGACGGGCTGGGAAGCGCGTCGCCGGCGCCTGCTGTTACCCGCGCGGCCGCCGTCATGGAGGCGCTTGCCGCGTCGGCGACGGGGAGGCTGACATTGAGTGATCTTGCCCGGGAACTGGGCATCCCCAAGTCTTCCACGTCAAATCTCCTTCTGGCCCTCGAGGAGGCGCGGCTCATCAACAGGCAGGGAGCCGAGTTCACCCTGGGCCGCAAGCTGGTGGAACTCGGGGCCGCTTACCTCAGCCGGCTTGATGAGGTGCAGGAGTTCTACCGCTATTGCGAGCAGGCACCCACACTTTCCGGCGAGACGGTCCGCATAGCCATGCTTGACGGAACCCATGTGATCTATCTGGCGAGGTACGAAGGGCACCCGGCTGTCCGGCTCACATCCAATATCGGGGACAAGATGCCCGTTTCGCTGTGCGCCGTGGGCAAGGCGCTGATTGCGCGCCTCCACGATCACGATATAGAGGCCATGTTCCCGGACGATGCCGAACTTCCGGTGATGACCCCGAAGTCGTTGCGGACCGGCGCCGAACTCAAAGCGCAGTTGAAGACCATCCGCGCGCAGGGGTACGCCTTCGAAGATGAGGAGTCAACGACAGGCGTAGTCTGCCTGGCGGTCGCAGTGCCCACACGCGGCGCACACGGTCCCAGCCTCGGGCTGTCGGTCACGGCACTCAAGGCAACCTACTCTCCTGAGCAGGAATCGCAGATGGTGAAGGAACTCAGGGAACTGGCCCGGTCGCTGGGGAATCCCATGGGCTGA
- the aceE gene encoding pyruvate dehydrogenase (acetyl-transferring), homodimeric type, translating to MLARKERLDVAAGEETSHILSGLTDQLPDRDPEETAEWVESLDSLIRERGTERAQYIMRSLLQRAGAQSVGVPMVTTTDYVNTIPVDQEAEFPGNEEFERRYRAYMRWNAAVMVHRSQRPNIGVGGHISTYAGAATLYEVGFNHFFRGKDHPGGGDQVFFQGHASPGMYARAFMEGRLSEEDLDGFRQEKSRAGHALSSYPHPRLMPHFWEFPTVSMGIGPMNAIYQAQSNRYLHNRGLKDTSDQQVWAFLGDGEMDEPESRGLLQLAANENLDNLNFVINCNLQRLDGPVRGNGKIMQELEAFFRGAGWNVIKVVWGREWDELLARDTDGSLVKIMNETLDGDYQTYKAESGGFVREHFFGKTPQTKDLVADLSDDQIWNLKRGGHDYRKVYAAYKAATEFKGKPTVILAKTVKGYGLGPHFEGRNATHQMKKLTLDDLKKFRDHLRIPVSDEQLEKDPYQPPYFHPGTDAPEIAYMMERRAALGGAVPERRSRHQGIELPDAKAYEVAKRGSGKQQAATTMAFVRLLKDLMRDKNFGQHIAPIIPDEARTFGMDAFFPTAKIYNPKGQNYLSVDRDLVLAYKESPAGQLIHPGINEAGAVAAFTAAGTAYATHGVPLVPVYVFYSMFGFQRTGDAFWAAADQMTRGFIIGATAGRTTLTGEGLQHADGHSPLLASTNPAVVTYDPAYGYEMGHIIRDGLERMYGPDSSDRNLMYYLTVYNEPIIQPAEPEELDVEGVIKGIYLLAPAKIDGPRTQILASGVSVPWAIEAQQLLADDWGVSADVWSVTSWNELRRDGMAAEEEAFLNPGQPARVPFVTQQMAGATGPIVAVSDYMKAVPDQIRQFLPNEFASLGADGFGFSDTRAAARRFFKNDIHSIVVRSLEMLARRGEVDAQSPIKAIEKYRLHNVNAGSTGNAGGES from the coding sequence ATGCTTGCGCGCAAAGAGAGGTTGGACGTGGCTGCAGGAGAAGAGACCTCCCATATCCTTAGCGGGTTGACTGACCAGCTGCCTGATCGCGATCCGGAAGAGACTGCCGAATGGGTTGAGTCCCTGGATTCGTTGATCAGGGAACGGGGCACGGAACGTGCCCAATACATCATGCGGAGCCTGTTGCAGCGCGCCGGTGCGCAGAGCGTCGGGGTGCCGATGGTGACGACCACGGATTACGTGAACACCATCCCGGTGGACCAGGAAGCCGAGTTCCCCGGCAATGAGGAGTTCGAGCGCCGGTACCGGGCATATATGCGCTGGAACGCCGCGGTGATGGTGCACCGGTCCCAGCGGCCCAACATCGGGGTGGGCGGGCACATCTCGACCTACGCCGGGGCCGCCACCCTGTATGAGGTGGGCTTCAACCACTTCTTCCGGGGCAAGGACCACCCAGGCGGAGGGGACCAGGTATTCTTCCAGGGCCACGCCTCCCCCGGCATGTACGCCCGCGCCTTCATGGAAGGACGACTGTCCGAGGAGGACCTGGACGGGTTCCGCCAGGAGAAATCCCGCGCCGGCCACGCCCTCTCCTCGTACCCGCACCCGCGGTTGATGCCGCATTTCTGGGAGTTCCCGACAGTCTCGATGGGTATCGGGCCGATGAACGCGATCTACCAGGCCCAGTCAAACAGGTATCTGCACAACCGCGGCCTGAAAGACACCTCGGACCAGCAGGTCTGGGCGTTCCTGGGTGACGGGGAAATGGACGAGCCAGAGTCCCGCGGCCTGCTCCAGCTTGCCGCGAACGAGAACCTGGACAACCTGAACTTTGTGATCAACTGCAACCTCCAGCGCCTTGACGGGCCTGTGCGCGGTAACGGCAAGATCATGCAGGAGCTCGAAGCGTTCTTCCGCGGCGCGGGCTGGAACGTCATCAAGGTCGTCTGGGGCCGGGAATGGGATGAGCTGCTCGCCAGGGACACCGACGGGTCGCTCGTGAAGATCATGAACGAGACCCTGGACGGGGACTACCAGACCTACAAGGCCGAGTCCGGCGGGTTTGTCCGCGAGCACTTCTTCGGCAAGACCCCGCAGACCAAGGATCTCGTCGCGGACCTGAGCGATGACCAGATCTGGAACCTCAAGCGCGGCGGCCATGACTACCGCAAGGTCTACGCCGCGTACAAGGCGGCCACCGAATTCAAGGGCAAGCCCACCGTGATCCTGGCCAAGACGGTCAAGGGATACGGACTCGGACCGCACTTCGAGGGCCGCAACGCGACCCACCAGATGAAAAAACTCACCCTGGATGACCTGAAGAAGTTCCGCGACCACCTGCGGATCCCGGTCAGCGACGAACAGCTGGAGAAGGACCCCTACCAGCCCCCGTACTTCCACCCCGGCACCGACGCCCCGGAAATCGCCTACATGATGGAACGCCGGGCCGCTCTCGGCGGGGCCGTGCCCGAACGCCGCTCCCGGCATCAGGGCATCGAGCTTCCGGATGCGAAGGCCTACGAGGTCGCCAAACGCGGATCCGGCAAGCAGCAGGCCGCGACCACCATGGCCTTCGTGCGGCTCCTCAAAGACCTGATGCGGGACAAGAACTTCGGCCAGCACATTGCCCCGATCATCCCGGACGAGGCACGCACCTTCGGCATGGACGCGTTCTTCCCGACCGCGAAGATCTACAACCCCAAGGGCCAGAACTACCTCTCCGTGGACCGGGACCTCGTCCTGGCCTACAAGGAATCCCCTGCCGGCCAGCTCATCCACCCGGGTATCAACGAAGCCGGCGCGGTCGCGGCGTTCACCGCTGCCGGCACCGCGTATGCCACCCACGGCGTGCCCCTGGTCCCGGTTTACGTGTTCTACTCCATGTTCGGCTTCCAGCGCACTGGCGACGCGTTCTGGGCCGCCGCGGACCAGATGACCCGTGGCTTCATCATCGGCGCCACCGCGGGACGGACCACGCTTACCGGCGAAGGGCTCCAGCACGCCGACGGCCACTCCCCCCTGCTCGCGTCGACGAACCCGGCAGTGGTCACCTACGACCCCGCCTACGGCTACGAGATGGGTCACATCATCCGCGACGGCCTCGAGCGGATGTACGGACCCGACTCGTCAGACCGTAACCTGATGTACTACCTCACCGTGTACAACGAGCCGATCATCCAGCCCGCCGAACCTGAAGAGCTGGACGTCGAAGGTGTGATCAAGGGCATCTACCTGCTGGCACCGGCAAAGATCGACGGCCCGCGGACCCAGATCCTGGCGTCCGGCGTTTCCGTGCCCTGGGCCATCGAGGCCCAGCAGCTCCTCGCCGATGACTGGGGCGTGTCGGCAGACGTCTGGTCTGTCACCTCCTGGAACGAACTGCGCCGCGACGGCATGGCCGCCGAGGAAGAAGCGTTCCTGAACCCCGGCCAGCCCGCACGGGTTCCGTTCGTCACCCAGCAGATGGCGGGGGCAACGGGCCCGATCGTGGCAGTCTCGGACTACATGAAGGCCGTCCCGGACCAGATCCGCCAGTTCCTGCCGAACGAGTTCGCCTCCCTCGGCGCTGACGGATTCGGCTTCTCGGACACCCGCGCCGCAGCTCGCCGCTTCTTCAAGAACGATATCCACTCCATTGTGGTGCGTTCCCTGGAAATGCTGGCCCGCCGTGGCGAGGTTGACGCGCAGTCGCCGATCAAGGCGATCGAAAAGTACCGGCTGCACAACGTCAATGCCGGTTCAACCGGCAATGCCGGCGGAGAGTCCTAA
- a CDS encoding NAD-dependent protein deacetylase, whose protein sequence is MEQKRHGVGLTGFASMPPVSPAAPSDGDLETLNSIRSLLAGKRIALLTGAGLSTDSGIPDYRGPDSPPRSPMTYQEFVGDPANRQRYWARNHIGWSRLRHADPNEGHRAAAEMERRGLLSGVITQNVDRLHEDAGSFNVVDLHGRYDQVVCLNCRRIYSRSLLAAVLEELNPGFLEEATQSGLVEMAPDADSTVEDQGLISSFVVALCPACGGTLKPDFVYFGENVPRERVERSYAIVDDAAALLVAGSSLTVMSGLRFVRHAAKHGKPVVIVNRGETRGDDRATIKLDAGVSEALTWLAAELPPL, encoded by the coding sequence ATGGAACAGAAACGGCATGGCGTCGGACTCACAGGTTTCGCCAGCATGCCGCCTGTCAGCCCTGCCGCTCCATCGGACGGGGACCTGGAAACGCTGAACAGCATCCGCAGCCTGCTCGCAGGGAAGCGCATTGCGCTTCTGACCGGCGCGGGGCTGAGTACTGACTCGGGCATTCCCGACTACCGTGGACCCGATTCCCCGCCGCGTTCGCCCATGACCTATCAGGAGTTTGTCGGCGATCCGGCCAACCGCCAGCGATACTGGGCCCGGAACCACATCGGCTGGTCCCGGCTACGGCACGCGGATCCCAACGAGGGACACCGGGCCGCGGCGGAGATGGAGCGCCGCGGACTGCTCTCCGGCGTCATCACGCAAAACGTGGACCGGCTGCACGAGGATGCCGGCAGCTTCAACGTGGTGGATCTCCATGGCCGGTATGACCAGGTGGTGTGCCTGAACTGCCGACGGATATACTCCCGCAGCCTCCTTGCCGCAGTGCTGGAGGAGCTCAACCCGGGTTTCCTGGAGGAGGCCACACAGTCTGGCCTGGTGGAAATGGCGCCCGACGCCGACTCCACCGTTGAGGACCAGGGGCTCATCAGCAGTTTCGTGGTCGCTCTCTGCCCGGCGTGCGGCGGGACCTTGAAACCGGACTTTGTCTACTTCGGCGAAAACGTCCCCAGGGAGCGCGTTGAGCGGTCCTACGCCATAGTGGACGATGCCGCTGCGTTGCTGGTTGCAGGCTCATCGCTCACCGTGATGAGCGGGCTGAGGTTCGTCCGGCATGCGGCAAAACACGGGAAGCCTGTGGTCATCGTCAACCGGGGCGAGACCCGCGGAGACGACCGGGCAACCATCAAACTGGATGCCGGCGTGAGCGAGGCCCTGACTTGGCTCGCCGCAGAGCTGCCGCCCCTGTAA
- a CDS encoding beta-ketoacyl-ACP synthase III, with the protein MSVPTLKQAPVNENTRVLGIGAYRPEIIVTNDDVCQWIDSSDEWIRQRTGIITRHRAPAEVSVIDMAEGAAREALQKAGIEASQLGAVIVSTVTHPYATPSAAASLADRIGATPAPAFDISAACAGYCYGIAQGDALVRSGAADYVLVVGAEKLSDVIDNHERTISFLLGDGAGAVVIGPSDTPGIGPSVWGSDGSKWDAIGMTRSMLDVRDLSTSARQADESDDQAIISAAQDLWPTLRQDGQTVFRWAVWEMAKVAQQALDAAGIRAEELVAFIPHQANMRIIDEMVKKLQLPETVTVARDIADAGNTSAASIPLATHRLLQENPGLSGGLALQIGFGAGLVFGAQVIVLP; encoded by the coding sequence ATGAGCGTTCCCACACTGAAACAGGCCCCCGTCAACGAGAACACCCGGGTCCTCGGCATCGGCGCCTACCGGCCCGAAATCATCGTCACCAATGACGACGTCTGCCAGTGGATCGATTCCTCGGACGAATGGATCCGCCAGCGCACCGGCATCATTACCCGCCACCGGGCCCCTGCCGAAGTCAGCGTCATTGACATGGCTGAAGGTGCGGCGCGGGAGGCACTCCAGAAGGCAGGAATCGAGGCTTCCCAGCTGGGGGCAGTCATCGTCTCCACGGTGACGCATCCCTATGCAACACCGTCGGCGGCCGCCAGCCTGGCCGACCGCATCGGCGCCACTCCGGCCCCGGCCTTTGACATCTCGGCCGCCTGCGCCGGGTACTGCTACGGCATTGCACAGGGCGACGCGCTGGTCCGCTCAGGTGCCGCCGACTACGTCCTGGTGGTTGGAGCCGAAAAGCTCTCCGACGTCATCGACAACCATGAGCGGACCATCTCATTCCTGCTCGGTGACGGCGCCGGCGCCGTGGTGATCGGCCCCTCGGACACTCCGGGAATCGGCCCGTCCGTGTGGGGCTCGGACGGCAGCAAGTGGGATGCCATCGGCATGACACGCTCCATGCTTGATGTGCGCGACCTCAGCACCTCCGCCCGTCAGGCCGACGAGTCAGACGACCAGGCCATCATTTCCGCGGCGCAGGACCTCTGGCCCACCCTCCGCCAGGACGGCCAGACGGTCTTCCGCTGGGCGGTGTGGGAAATGGCCAAGGTCGCCCAGCAGGCTCTCGACGCCGCCGGGATCCGGGCCGAGGAGCTCGTGGCTTTCATCCCCCACCAGGCAAACATGCGCATCATCGATGAGATGGTTAAGAAGCTGCAGCTTCCCGAAACCGTTACAGTTGCCCGGGATATCGCCGACGCGGGAAACACCTCAGCCGCCTCCATCCCCCTTGCCACCCACCGCCTGCTCCAGGAAAACCCCGGACTCAGCGGCGGCCTGGCGCTCCAGATCGGCTTCGGCGCCGGCCTGGTCTTCGGCGCCCAGGTAATCGTCCTTCCTTAG
- a CDS encoding peroxiredoxin, whose amino-acid sequence MTAALTGTAAGQAVVPAVGDAAPDFELSNQFGEPVRLSSFRGQNVVVLFYPFAFSGICTGELCEIRDNLASFEDANATVLAVSVDSKFSLRAYAEKEGYGFDLLADFWPHGAVARAYGVFDPESGMARRGTFIIDATGIIRHVVVNPRGQARELAEYRSALADLGGT is encoded by the coding sequence GTGACAGCAGCCCTCACGGGGACTGCTGCCGGCCAGGCAGTTGTCCCCGCAGTGGGCGATGCCGCCCCTGACTTTGAGCTCAGCAACCAGTTCGGCGAACCGGTCAGGTTGTCATCGTTCCGGGGGCAAAACGTCGTCGTACTGTTCTACCCCTTCGCCTTCTCCGGCATCTGCACCGGCGAACTGTGTGAAATCCGGGACAACCTCGCATCCTTCGAAGACGCCAATGCCACCGTCCTGGCCGTCTCCGTCGACAGCAAATTCAGCCTGAGGGCGTATGCGGAAAAGGAAGGCTACGGCTTCGACCTGCTGGCCGACTTCTGGCCGCACGGGGCCGTGGCCAGGGCTTACGGCGTTTTTGATCCCGAAAGCGGAATGGCACGCCGCGGAACCTTTATCATCGACGCCACCGGCATCATCCGCCACGTCGTGGTGAACCCCCGCGGCCAGGCACGCGAGCTGGCAGAATACCGAAGCGCCCTGGCGGACCTCGGAGGGACCTGA
- a CDS encoding DUF3145 domain-containing protein yields MSVAMTRGVLFVHSAPTALCPHVEWAIGSVVDKRTDLEWTPQPAAPGMFRAELSWTGTPGTGSQLASALRGWAHLRYEVTEEPSQGVDGGRWSHTPELGIFHAVTDVHGNIMVSEDRIRYAYESGAGDPSAVYHELSLALGEAWDEELEPFRHAAEGAPVRWLHQVV; encoded by the coding sequence ATGTCTGTTGCAATGACCCGCGGTGTGTTGTTCGTGCACTCGGCCCCGACTGCACTGTGCCCGCATGTGGAGTGGGCCATCGGATCCGTCGTGGACAAGCGGACGGATCTTGAGTGGACCCCTCAGCCTGCCGCGCCCGGGATGTTCCGGGCCGAGCTCTCCTGGACGGGCACTCCGGGGACAGGTTCGCAGCTTGCCTCCGCCCTCCGCGGCTGGGCGCACCTCCGCTATGAGGTCACCGAGGAACCGAGCCAGGGCGTCGATGGTGGCCGATGGTCGCACACCCCTGAGCTTGGGATCTTTCATGCCGTAACGGACGTCCACGGCAACATCATGGTGTCAGAGGACAGGATCCGCTACGCCTACGAGTCCGGCGCGGGGGATCCCTCCGCCGTCTACCATGAGCTGTCCCTCGCGCTCGGAGAGGCCTGGGACGAAGAGCTCGAGCCGTTCCGGCATGCTGCCGAGGGTGCTCCGGTGCGCTGGCTGCACCAGGTGGTCTGA
- a CDS encoding beta-ketoacyl-[acyl-carrier-protein] synthase family protein: protein MTRKVVITGLGATTPIGGDVPTMWKNALKGVSGARTLEDDWVAKYELPVHFAARCSTPALDVLGRVEAKRMDPSTQFGVIASREAWADSGITEIDHDRLAVAFATGIGGVWTLLDAWDTLKEKGPRRVLPMTVPMLMPNGVAAAVSLDLGARAGAHTPVSACASGTEALHLGLDMIRSGKADVVMCGGAEAAIHPMPLAAFASMQALSRRNDDPQGASRPYDLGRDGFVMGEGAGALVLEAEEHALARGARIYGELAGTSVTADAYHITAPDPEGLGATRALKAAMFDGRIQAEDVVHVNAHATSTPVGDKPEYTALRAALGSHIDHVAVSATKSQMGHLLGASGAVEAVLTVLAVYERKAPVTINLENQDPEIPLDVVTSARDLPAGHIVALSNSFGFGGHNAVIAVRSV from the coding sequence ATGACACGCAAAGTAGTCATTACCGGTCTGGGTGCCACCACGCCCATCGGCGGCGACGTACCCACTATGTGGAAGAACGCGCTTAAGGGGGTCTCCGGTGCCCGCACCCTGGAAGACGACTGGGTTGCCAAGTATGAACTTCCGGTCCACTTCGCCGCACGGTGCAGCACTCCCGCCCTCGATGTCCTGGGCCGCGTCGAGGCCAAGCGGATGGATCCGTCCACCCAGTTCGGCGTGATCGCCTCCCGTGAGGCCTGGGCGGACTCCGGCATCACGGAAATCGACCACGACCGCCTGGCTGTTGCCTTCGCCACCGGCATCGGCGGCGTCTGGACCCTCCTGGACGCGTGGGACACCCTGAAGGAAAAGGGACCGCGGCGCGTTCTGCCCATGACTGTGCCCATGCTGATGCCTAACGGCGTCGCGGCGGCCGTCAGCCTTGACCTCGGCGCCCGTGCCGGCGCGCACACCCCCGTTTCAGCCTGCGCTTCCGGAACGGAAGCCCTTCACCTCGGCCTGGACATGATCCGCTCGGGCAAGGCCGACGTCGTCATGTGCGGTGGCGCCGAGGCAGCCATCCACCCGATGCCCCTCGCGGCGTTCGCCTCGATGCAGGCACTCTCCCGCCGCAATGATGATCCGCAGGGCGCTTCGCGTCCGTACGACCTCGGCCGTGACGGCTTTGTCATGGGCGAAGGCGCCGGTGCGCTGGTCCTCGAGGCCGAGGAGCATGCCCTTGCACGCGGCGCCCGCATCTATGGCGAACTCGCCGGCACGTCGGTCACAGCGGACGCGTACCACATCACGGCCCCGGACCCCGAAGGCCTCGGCGCAACCCGGGCGCTCAAAGCTGCCATGTTCGATGGCCGGATCCAGGCCGAAGACGTGGTGCACGTCAATGCGCATGCCACCTCCACTCCCGTGGGTGACAAGCCGGAGTACACCGCGCTGCGTGCCGCCCTGGGCAGCCATATCGACCATGTGGCAGTCTCGGCCACGAAGTCCCAGATGGGCCACCTTCTGGGTGCCTCGGGCGCTGTGGAAGCCGTCCTCACGGTACTCGCTGTCTACGAACGCAAAGCTCCGGTCACGATCAACCTCGAAAACCAGGATCCGGAGATCCCGCTCGACGTCGTCACCTCCGCGCGTGACCTGCCGGCCGGGCACATCGTGGCCCTGAGCAACTCGTTCGGCTTCGGCGGACACAACGCCGTGATCGCTGTCCGCAGCGTCTAG
- a CDS encoding PucR family transcriptional regulator — translation MPEPTTPPVKRKPSSRSTTPEKSETLKKLRASVGQLSTTTMRQLEKSLPWYSRLSSDERSALGMVAQNGIAAFVTWYERPSSPSWILTDVFGTAPTELTRSISLQKALQLIRIVVEVVEDQVPVIAPEADQPSLREAVLRYSREVAFAAADVYARAAESRGSWDTRLEALIVDAILRGENTDALRSRIAALGWKAQERFTVMVGNSPSEPSASYVSELRRMAGRYAEDALVGIQGDRLILILGGVQDRETAYLKLSEMFAPGPVVYGPEAGSLLEASGSAQSAFAGLTAARAWPSAPRPVAADDLLPERVISGDDAARRSLVKNIYRPLVAASNGLVETLGTYLELGHSLEATARELFVHANTVRYRLKRVCDVTGWDPLLPREAFVLQAALVVGRLSAPPKAPAERQTARNQS, via the coding sequence ATGCCAGAGCCAACCACCCCGCCTGTGAAGCGCAAGCCGTCCTCGCGCAGCACGACGCCGGAGAAATCCGAAACCCTGAAAAAGCTTCGGGCGAGCGTAGGCCAGTTGTCCACGACCACCATGCGCCAGCTTGAAAAATCATTGCCCTGGTACAGCCGGCTGAGCTCGGATGAGCGCTCGGCGCTGGGCATGGTGGCACAGAACGGCATCGCCGCCTTTGTCACCTGGTATGAACGCCCCAGCTCGCCGTCCTGGATTCTCACCGACGTCTTCGGCACGGCTCCCACTGAGCTGACCCGGTCAATCAGCCTCCAGAAGGCCCTCCAGCTCATTCGCATCGTGGTTGAAGTGGTGGAGGACCAGGTGCCTGTCATCGCGCCCGAAGCCGACCAGCCCTCGCTCCGGGAAGCGGTCCTGCGCTACTCACGCGAAGTTGCCTTCGCCGCGGCGGATGTCTATGCACGGGCCGCCGAATCCCGGGGATCGTGGGACACACGGCTTGAAGCCTTGATCGTTGACGCCATCCTGCGCGGCGAGAACACCGATGCTTTGCGCTCCAGGATCGCCGCGCTCGGCTGGAAAGCGCAGGAGCGTTTCACCGTGATGGTGGGAAATTCTCCTTCTGAGCCCAGCGCGAGCTATGTCAGTGAACTCCGCAGGATGGCTGGACGCTACGCCGAGGACGCCCTGGTAGGAATCCAGGGTGACCGGCTGATCCTGATCCTTGGGGGCGTGCAGGACCGCGAAACGGCATACCTGAAGCTCAGCGAAATGTTTGCGCCCGGACCGGTTGTCTACGGGCCGGAAGCCGGTTCCCTCCTTGAGGCCAGCGGGTCTGCGCAATCAGCATTTGCCGGCCTGACCGCCGCGCGTGCCTGGCCCTCCGCACCGCGCCCCGTGGCGGCCGATGATCTGCTCCCGGAACGCGTCATCTCCGGCGACGACGCGGCGCGCCGGTCACTGGTCAAGAACATCTACCGTCCACTCGTGGCAGCCTCCAACGGGCTCGTGGAGACGCTGGGGACCTACTTGGAACTGGGGCATTCCCTCGAGGCCACCGCCCGCGAACTTTTCGTCCACGCCAACACTGTCAGGTACCGGCTGAAGCGCGTATGTGACGTCACAGGCTGGGATCCGCTGCTTCCCCGGGAGGCTTTTGTGCTGCAGGCGGCCCTTGTTGTCGGGCGGCTTTCGGCACCTCCGAAAGCTCCTGCAGAGCGTCAAACGGCGCGGAACCAGAGTTGA
- a CDS encoding acyl carrier protein: MASNEEILAGLAEIVNEETGLAPEAVEPDKSFTEDLDIDSISMMTIVVNAEEKFGVRIPDEEVKNLKTVGDAVSFIAGAQA, from the coding sequence ATGGCTAGCAACGAAGAGATCCTGGCCGGCTTGGCTGAAATCGTCAACGAAGAGACCGGCCTGGCCCCGGAGGCTGTCGAGCCGGACAAGTCCTTCACTGAGGACCTGGACATCGACTCCATCTCGATGATGACAATCGTGGTCAACGCTGAAGAGAAGTTCGGCGTGCGCATCCCCGACGAAGAGGTCAAGAACCTCAAGACCGTCGGCGACGCCGTCAGCTTCATCGCCGGCGCACAGGCCTAA